From the Acidilutibacter cellobiosedens genome, one window contains:
- a CDS encoding gamma-glutamylcyclotransferase family protein produces the protein MDKRLYVAYGSNLNVEQMKYRCPTAKVYGMGILKDYKLLFKGTPHNAYLTIESAEGSRVPVVVWDINPSDELSLDRYEGYPNFYYKKDIPVELKTGEVVTAMVYIMTDKIKDRINLNLPSEYYLNAVSKGYEYFGFNFKYIEEALKISKNN, from the coding sequence ATGGATAAAAGGTTATATGTAGCCTATGGTTCAAATCTCAATGTAGAGCAGATGAAATACAGGTGTCCTACTGCTAAGGTTTATGGAATGGGAATATTAAAAGATTACAAACTTTTATTTAAAGGTACACCACATAATGCTTACCTAACCATAGAATCTGCAGAAGGCTCTAGAGTACCCGTTGTTGTTTGGGATATAAATCCTAGTGATGAACTATCACTGGATAGATATGAAGGTTACCCTAACTTTTATTACAAGAAAGATATACCAGTAGAACTTAAAACAGGCGAAGTGGTAACAGCCATGGTTTATATTATGACAGATAAAATTAAAGATAGAATAAACTTAAACCTTCCAAGTGAATATTATTTAAATGCAGTAAGTAAAGGTTATGAGTATTTTGGATTTAATTTTAAATATATTGAAGAAGCACTTAAGATAAGCAAAAATAATTAA
- a CDS encoding gamma-glutamylcyclotransferase, with protein sequence MDKFFSQKYCDRCGKDLKGGRIMSMFNEDCICMECKEKETKDKSYKKARDKEIEEIRKGNYNFKGIGK encoded by the coding sequence ATGGATAAATTTTTTAGTCAGAAATATTGTGATAGGTGTGGAAAAGATTTAAAAGGCGGAAGAATAATGTCTATGTTTAATGAGGATTGCATCTGTATGGAATGTAAAGAGAAAGAAACAAAGGATAAAAGTTATAAAAAAGCCAGAGATAAAGAAATTGAAGAAATTAGAAAAGGAAATTACAACTTTAAAGGAATAGGGAAATAA
- a CDS encoding terminase large subunit gives MAKDSVYDEDAADYAVSFIQALTHTKGRWAGKPFELIDWQEQIIRDIFGTIKPNGYRQFNTAYVEIPKKMGKSELAAAIALLLTCGDGEQRAEVYGCAADRNQASIVFNVAADMVRMCPPLAKRVKILDSMKRLIYQPTGSVYQVLSADVKNKHGFNTHGVVFDELHTQPNRKLYDVMTKGSGDARTQPLYFLITTAGDNQNSICWEVHQKAVDLLEGRKTDPTFYPVIYGANMDDDWTDPNVWKKANPSLGITVTMDKVKAAFESARQNPAEENSFRQLRLNQWVKQAIRWMPMDKWDACAFKVDPEDLKGRVCYGGLDLSSSTDITAFVLVFPPIDEDDKYSILPYFWIPEENIDLRVRRDHVNYDLWERQGFIKTTEGNVVHYGFIENFIEELGMEYNIREIAFDRWGAIQMTQNLEGMGFTVVPFGQGFKDMSPPTKELMKLTLEEKLAHSGHPVLRWMMDNIFVRTDPAGNIKPDKEKSSEKIDGAVATIMALDRALRNDGNTGSSVYDDRGILIL, from the coding sequence ATGGCCAAGGATTCAGTCTATGATGAAGATGCCGCTGATTATGCTGTTTCATTTATTCAAGCACTTACTCATACTAAAGGTAGATGGGCAGGAAAGCCCTTTGAATTAATAGACTGGCAAGAACAAATTATAAGGGATATTTTTGGAACTATAAAACCTAATGGATATCGCCAATTTAATACAGCCTATGTTGAAATTCCAAAGAAAATGGGAAAATCTGAATTAGCTGCAGCTATTGCTCTCCTTCTTACCTGTGGAGATGGCGAGCAACGGGCTGAGGTTTATGGCTGTGCTGCTGATAGAAATCAAGCTTCTATTGTTTTCAATGTTGCAGCTGATATGGTAAGAATGTGTCCTCCTCTAGCCAAAAGAGTCAAGATTTTAGATTCTATGAAAAGATTAATCTATCAGCCTACAGGAAGTGTATATCAAGTCCTCTCTGCTGATGTTAAAAATAAACACGGATTTAATACACATGGTGTTGTATTTGATGAACTTCACACTCAACCAAATAGAAAACTTTACGATGTTATGACCAAAGGAAGTGGTGATGCTAGAACCCAACCTCTTTATTTTTTAATAACTACTGCTGGGGATAATCAAAATAGTATCTGCTGGGAAGTCCATCAAAAAGCTGTAGATTTACTTGAAGGTAGAAAAACTGACCCGACCTTCTACCCTGTTATTTATGGTGCTAATATGGATGATGATTGGACAGACCCTAATGTTTGGAAAAAAGCTAATCCTTCCCTTGGAATAACTGTTACTATGGATAAGGTTAAAGCTGCCTTCGAGTCTGCAAGGCAAAACCCTGCAGAAGAAAACAGCTTCAGACAGTTACGATTAAACCAATGGGTAAAACAGGCAATTAGATGGATGCCTATGGATAAGTGGGATGCCTGTGCTTTTAAAGTAGACCCAGAAGATTTAAAAGGTAGGGTTTGCTATGGTGGACTTGACCTTTCTTCTTCTACTGATATTACAGCCTTTGTTTTGGTCTTTCCACCTATTGATGAAGATGATAAATATAGCATCCTCCCCTACTTTTGGATACCAGAAGAAAATATTGACCTTAGAGTAAGACGAGATCATGTAAATTATGATTTATGGGAAAGGCAAGGTTTTATAAAAACTACTGAGGGTAATGTTGTTCATTATGGATTTATAGAGAATTTTATTGAAGAATTAGGTATGGAATATAATATAAGAGAAATCGCCTTTGACCGCTGGGGAGCTATTCAAATGACACAGAACCTTGAGGGTATGGGTTTTACAGTAGTACCATTCGGTCAAGGTTTTAAAGATATGAGCCCTCCTACTAAAGAATTAATGAAACTTACTTTAGAAGAAAAACTAGCTCATAGTGGCCATCCTGTCCTTCGCTGGATGATGGATAATATCTTTGTTAGAACTGATCCTGCTGGAAATATAAAGCCTGATAAAGAAAAGTCTAGTGAGAAAATTGATGGTGCTGTTGCTACTATAATGGCTCTTGATAGGGCTTTAAGAAATGATGGCAATACTGGCAGCAGTGTTTATGATGATAGAGGGATACTCATTCTATAA